One Oryza sativa Japonica Group chromosome 8, ASM3414082v1 DNA window includes the following coding sequences:
- the LOC107276376 gene encoding subtilisin-like protease SBT5.3 produces MASSRLFLAAALLCLASSAQAFKKPYIVYLGSHPYGPDASAEEHARATQSHHDLLGSVLGSKQLAKDAILYSYTKNINGFAAHLEEEVATQIARHPDVVTVMASTMLKLHTTRSWDFMDMERDGQILPDSIWKHGRFGQDVIIANLDSGVWPESNSFTDEEVVGEVPKRWKGSCSDTAKYGVSCNKKLIGARYFNKDMLLSNPGAVDGNWSRDTEGHGTHTLSTAGGRFVPRASLFGYANGTAKGGAPRARVAAYKVCWSGECAAADVLAGFEAAIHDGADVISVSFGQDAPVATVASFLQEPVTLGSLHAAMNGVSVVCSAGNSGPLEDTVVNAAPWVTTVAASTVDRDFPNVVTLGNNAHMTGMSLETTTLHSTQLYSMIKASDAALASSDPAVASTCPPGTLDPEKVKNKIVVCVRGGDIPRVTKGMTVLNAGGTGMILANGEMDGDDIVADPHVLPATMITYSEAMSLYKYMDSSKNPVANISPSKTEVGVKNSPSVAAFSSRGPSGTLPCVLKPDIAAPGVDILAAFTEYVSPTEVPNDERRSEYAILSGTSMACPHISGVIGLLKAARPEWSPAAMRSAIMTTARTQDNTGAPMRDHDGREATAFAFGAGNIHPNRAVDPGLVYDLSKEDYFVFLCSMGFNSSDLAKLSAGNFTCPEKVPPMEDLNYPSIVVPALRHTSTVARRLKCVGRPATYRATWRAPYGVNMTVEPAALEFGKDGEVKEFKVTFKSEKDKLGKGYVFGRLVWSDGTHHVRSPVVVNALD; encoded by the exons atGGCGAGCAGTAGGctgttcctcgccgccgccctcctgtgcctcgcctcctccgcccaaGCATTCAAGAAG CCCTACATCGTGTATCTGGGATCACACCCGTACGGCCCAGATGCGTCGGCGGAGGAGCACGCCCGTGCGACGCAGTCTCACCACGACCTTCTAGGATCAGTTCTTGGCAG TAAGCAATTGGCCAAGGACGCGATACTCTACTCCTACACCAAGAACATCAACGGCTTCGCGGCGCATCTGGAGGAGGAGGTAGCAACCCAGATCGCGA GGCACCCTGACGTGGTGACGGTGATGGCGAGCACGATGCTGAAGCTGCACACGACGAGGTCATGGGACTTCATGGACATGGAGAGGGACGGCCAGATCCTCCCGGACTCCATCTGGAAGCACGGCAGGTTCGGCCAGGACGTCATCATCGCCAACCTCGACAGCG GTGTGTGGCCGGAGTCCAACAGCTTCACCGACGAGGAAGTGGTCGGCGAGGTGCCCAAGCGCTGGAAGGGCTCCTGCTCTGACACCGCCAAGTACGGTGTCTCCTGCAACAA GAAGCTGATCGGCGCCAGGTACTTCAACAAGGACATGCTGTTGAGCAACCCGGGCGCGGTGGACGGCAACTGGTCGCGCGACACGGAGGGGCACGGCACGCACACGCTGtccaccgccggcggccgctTCGTGCCCAGGGCCAGCCTCTTCGGCTACGCCAACGGCACGGCCAAGGgcggcgcgccgcgggcgcGCGTCGCGGCCTACAAGGTGTGCTGGTCCGGcgagtgcgccgccgccgacgtgctGGCGGGGTTCGAGGCCGCCATccacgacggcgccgacgtCATCTCCGTCTCCTTCGGCCAGGACGCGCCGgtcgccaccgtcgcctccttccTCCAGGAGCCCGTCACGCTCGGCTCCCTCCACGCCGCCATGAATGGCGTCTCCGTCGTCTGCTCCGCCGGCAACTCCGGGCCCCTCGAGGACACCGTCGTCAACGCCGCGCCGTGggtcaccaccgtcgccgccagcaCCGTCGACCGGGACTTCCCCAACGTCGTCACGCTCGGCAACAACGCGCACATGACG GGGATGAGCTTGGAGACGACGACCTTGCACTCTACCCAGCTCTACTCGATGATCAAAGCCAGCGACGCCGCGCTCGCGAGCTCTGACCCCGCCGTCGC GTCGACTTGCCCACCAGGCACGCTTGACCCGGAGAAGGTGAAGAACAAGATCGTGGTGTGCGTGCGTGGCGGCGACATCCCAAGGGTGACGAAGGGCATGACCGTCCTCAACGCCGGCGGCACCGGGATGATCCTCGCGAACGGCGAGATGGACGGCGACGACATCGTCGCCGACCCGCACGTGCTCCCAGCCACCATGATCACCTACAGCGAGGCCATGTCGCTGTACAAGTACATGGACTCCTCCAAGAACCCCGTGGCGAACATCTCGCCGTCCAAGACGGAGGTCGGCGTGAAGAACTCGCCGTCGGTGGCGGCCTTCTCGTCGCGGGGGCCAAGCGGGACGCTGCCGTGCGTGCTGAAGCCGGACATCGCGGCGCCGGGCGTGGACATCCTGGCGGCGTTCACCGAGTACGTCAGCCCGACGGAGGTCCCCAACGACGAGCGGCGGTCGGAGTACGCCATCCTGTCCGGCACGTCCATGGCGTGCCCGCACATCTCCGGCGTGATCGGGCTCCTCAaggcggcgcgcccggagtGGAGCCCCGCCGCGATGCGCTCCGCGATCATGACCACGGCGCGCACCCAGGACAACACCGGCGCGCCGATGCGCGACCACGacgggagggaggcgacggcgttCGCGTTCGGCGCCGGCAACATCCACCCGAACCGCGCCGTCGACCCGGGCCTCGTCTACGACCTCTCCAAGGAGGACTACTTCGTCTTCCTCTGCTCCATGGGGTTCAACTCCAGCGACCTCGCCAAGCTGAGTGCCGGCAACTTCACCTGCCCGGAGAAGGTCCCGCCGATGGAGGACCTCAACTACCCGTCCATCGTGGTGCCGGCGCTGCGGCACACGtcgacggtggcgcggcggctcaaGTGCgtcggccggccggcgacgtaCCGCGCGACGTGGCGCGCCCCGTACGGGGTCAACATGACGGTGGAGCCGGCGGCGCTGGAGTTCGGCAAGGACGGCGAGGTGAAGGAGTTCAAGGTGACGTTCAAGTCGGAGAAGGACAAGCTCGGCAAGGGCTACGTCTTCGGGAGGCTCGTCTGGTCGGATGGGACCCACCATGTCAGGAGCCCCGTCGTGGTCAACGCCTTGGACTGA
- the LOC4345283 gene encoding uncharacterized protein, which produces MARRRVSAGAASTPIHQIGIQGRTTKALHGCSVVIKSSTSVVGPYAWVRSGGGRNKLSVQTIGLTSAGGGWLVGPTGSGSKRGEEAPGGWVPPGGGSKGRGGRCRPGSARPQGRLAGYGEGGGGERSPAMATGGAGGSGVGRRRRRTGEAAARPGARGEREEKRAGGSASP; this is translated from the exons atggcgaggaggagggtaTCCGCAGGAGCTGCGTCCACACCTATTCACCAAATCGGTATCCAGGGCAGAACAACCAAG GCACTGCACGGCTGCAGCGTTGTAATTAAATCATCGACATCAGTGGTGGGGCCTTATGCTTGGGTACGCAGCGGAGGAGGGAGAAATAAATTATCTGTACAGACCATCG ggctgacgtcagcggggGGGGGGTGGCTGGTGGGTCCCACTGGCAGCGGCTCCaaaagaggggaggaggcgcctggcgggtgggtcccaccaggcggtggctcaaaggggaggggagggaggtgccggccgggctcggctcggcctcaagGCCGACTggccggttatggcgagggcggcggcggcgagcggtcgccggcgatggcaaccggcggcgcgggtggcagcggcgtcggccgaaggcgacggcgcacgggcgAAGCAGCGGCGCGGCCCGGCGCtaggggggagagggaggagaaacgAGCAGGAGGGAGCGCCTCACCGTGA